In Nitrospira sp. MA-1, the following proteins share a genomic window:
- a CDS encoding arylsulfatase, with amino-acid sequence MNMVRVEWKGSISLMVLALAIGLGADDVFAQDVLPKPEPAFHGTIGKTYKDSKPDFPKPLQAPAGAPNVLIVLLDDVGFGHAGTFGGAVATPTLNRLAKDGLRYNRFHTTALCSPSRAALLTGRNHHSVGTGVIIELGTGFPGYTGIVPNTTAGFPEILRQNGYTTAAFGKWHNTPDNEITPSGPFDRWPTGKTWGFEYFYGFMNGETHQYYPVLYRNTTPVPQPKTPEQGYHVTEDLVDDAIGWMNQVNATNPEKPWFMYFSTGAIHAPHHTPKAYRDKYKGRFDGGWDQYREETFVRQKELGVIPTNTKLTPRPKELPAWDDQPENARRVYRRLMENYSGFLEHTDVEVGRLLAAVEKAGELDNTLIFYIVGDNGASGEGGLEGTVNEVASLNGVQLGLAGLEAKFDEIGGPETEPHVPAAWAWAADTPFQWTKQVASHFGGTRNGLVVHWPNGIAAKGELRSQFHHIIDVAPTVLDAAHITQPHVVNGVKQEPIQGVSMRYSFDDSEAKSRRTTQYFEMFGNRGIYKDGWIATTRHGRLPWQTGGVGLGSFDSDPWELYNVDEDFSQADNLAAKYPDRVKELQAAFLVEAKKYNVLPLDDRLAERFDASLRPNPLAGLKKFSYGPGVTGISESAVLNTHAVPFSITVEVEVDEGGGAGVLAAIGGVTSGWSLYVQDGKPTFYYNFFEVDHARVQSSESLPKGKSSVRVEFTPVGPGPGKPADITLSVNGKETGSGRIGKTVPFRYSVEPFDIGRDTVSAVSKDYQVPFAFNGRIEHVTIETK; translated from the coding sequence ATGAACATGGTCCGAGTGGAGTGGAAGGGGTCTATATCACTTATGGTGCTCGCGCTGGCAATAGGATTAGGTGCGGACGATGTGTTCGCGCAGGACGTCCTACCAAAGCCGGAACCGGCCTTTCATGGTACCATTGGCAAGACCTATAAGGATTCGAAGCCGGACTTTCCGAAACCTCTTCAGGCGCCGGCAGGCGCACCAAATGTGCTGATCGTGCTTTTGGATGACGTCGGCTTTGGCCACGCCGGCACCTTCGGCGGTGCGGTGGCCACCCCCACGCTCAACCGGCTCGCGAAGGACGGGCTGCGCTACAATCGTTTCCATACGACTGCCCTCTGTTCGCCCTCACGGGCCGCACTGCTCACCGGGCGCAATCATCATAGCGTGGGCACGGGCGTGATCATCGAGTTGGGCACGGGGTTTCCAGGCTATACCGGTATTGTGCCCAACACCACGGCCGGATTCCCGGAAATTCTCCGGCAGAACGGGTACACGACGGCCGCCTTCGGCAAATGGCACAATACGCCCGATAACGAAATCACGCCATCAGGACCCTTCGACCGCTGGCCTACCGGAAAGACCTGGGGTTTTGAATATTTCTATGGATTCATGAACGGAGAGACCCACCAGTATTATCCGGTACTCTACCGCAATACCACACCGGTCCCCCAACCGAAGACACCGGAACAAGGCTACCACGTCACCGAAGACCTGGTAGACGACGCCATCGGGTGGATGAACCAGGTGAACGCCACGAATCCCGAAAAACCATGGTTTATGTACTTCTCCACCGGAGCCATCCATGCTCCACATCATACGCCCAAGGCCTACCGTGACAAATACAAAGGCCGGTTTGACGGGGGTTGGGATCAGTACCGCGAGGAGACGTTTGTTCGTCAGAAAGAACTGGGCGTCATTCCGACAAACACCAAATTGACGCCCAGACCGAAGGAACTGCCGGCCTGGGATGACCAGCCGGAAAATGCCAGGCGCGTGTATCGTCGCCTGATGGAAAACTACTCCGGTTTCCTCGAACATACTGACGTGGAAGTCGGCCGCCTGCTCGCTGCCGTCGAAAAAGCCGGCGAGTTGGACAACACCCTGATTTTCTATATCGTCGGTGACAACGGCGCCTCCGGCGAAGGAGGGCTTGAAGGCACGGTCAATGAAGTGGCAAGCCTGAACGGCGTCCAATTGGGTCTGGCCGGTCTCGAAGCGAAGTTCGACGAAATCGGCGGGCCGGAAACCGAGCCCCATGTGCCCGCAGCCTGGGCCTGGGCCGCCGACACGCCTTTCCAATGGACCAAGCAGGTCGCCTCGCACTTCGGCGGGACGCGCAACGGCCTGGTTGTGCACTGGCCGAATGGCATTGCCGCAAAGGGCGAGTTGCGCTCCCAGTTCCATCACATTATTGATGTGGCTCCGACTGTGCTCGATGCCGCGCACATCACGCAACCACATGTCGTGAACGGCGTGAAGCAGGAGCCGATTCAAGGTGTCAGCATGCGCTACTCATTCGACGATAGCGAGGCCAAGTCCCGCCGCACCACGCAATATTTTGAGATGTTCGGAAACCGCGGCATCTACAAAGACGGCTGGATAGCCACGACGCGGCACGGTCGCCTCCCATGGCAGACAGGAGGCGTAGGCCTCGGTTCCTTCGACAGCGACCCCTGGGAATTGTACAACGTGGATGAAGATTTTTCCCAGGCTGACAATCTGGCGGCCAAGTATCCAGACAGGGTGAAGGAGTTGCAGGCCGCTTTCCTCGTCGAGGCAAAGAAATACAATGTCCTGCCGCTCGATGACCGCTTGGCCGAACGTTTCGATGCGTCGCTTCGGCCCAATCCGTTAGCCGGTCTGAAGAAATTCAGCTACGGCCCGGGTGTCACCGGCATCAGCGAGTCCGCCGTACTCAACACCCACGCAGTTCCGTTTAGCATCACCGTCGAGGTGGAAGTCGACGAAGGTGGCGGCGCCGGCGTGCTCGCTGCTATCGGCGGCGTCACATCAGGCTGGTCGCTTTATGTGCAGGACGGTAAGCCGACATTTTACTACAACTTTTTCGAGGTGGACCATGCGCGCGTTCAGTCGTCCGAGTCGCTGCCGAAGGGCAAGTCCAGCGTGCGTGTTGAGTTCACGCCTGTGGGGCCTGGTCCAGGCAAACCAGCCGATATCACGCTAAGCGTCAACGGCAAGGAAACCGGGAGCGGGCGCATCGGAAAAACAGTGCCGTTCCGCTACAGCGTGGAGCCGTTCGACATTGGACGCGATACCGTGTCTGCCGTGTCGAAGGACTACCAAGTGCCGTTTGCCTTCAATGGCCGCATAGAGCATGTAACGATTGAAACCAAATAG
- a CDS encoding formylglycine-generating enzyme family protein — protein MKAVRRLKDQGKPSLYNALKPIGAVAFVVLLVIGAWWYSTAQSDRSPIVNQQSSMTCDMGISAAKSGRASSVSSAPSTSSVNPGISAANASDDAIASSRPTEPAPDGMVWIPGGEFSMGAADLSDDEINDVGMHATRDSRPIHRVYVDGFWMDSTEVTNAQFKQFVDATGYVTVAERTPRAEDFPGAPPENLVAGSVVFSPPDHSVPLDNHFQWWSYIKGANWRHPLGPGSDFNGREEYPVVHIAYEDALAYAKWAGKRLPTEAEWEFAARGGLSGKVYPWGDEFRKDGQWMANSFQGHFPQQDTGKDQYTGIGPVAKFPPNGYGLYDVAGNVWEWTSDWYRPDYYARLIIAGGVAHNPQGPDSPFDPTEPGEKKRVHRGGSFLCTDQYCSRYMVGTRGKGEINTGTNHLGFRTVRSLKSKEEQSLDRKATHAKEK, from the coding sequence ATGAAAGCCGTACGCCGTTTGAAGGATCAAGGGAAACCTTCCCTATATAATGCGCTCAAGCCAATTGGCGCAGTGGCCTTCGTCGTCCTCTTGGTCATCGGAGCCTGGTGGTATAGCACGGCACAATCAGACCGATCGCCTATTGTGAACCAGCAAAGCAGCATGACCTGCGATATGGGTATTTCTGCTGCGAAGTCCGGACGAGCCTCATCGGTCTCCAGTGCGCCTTCCACCTCATCTGTGAACCCGGGGATCTCAGCCGCCAATGCTTCAGATGATGCCATAGCCTCATCACGTCCAACTGAACCTGCGCCGGATGGCATGGTCTGGATTCCCGGTGGTGAGTTTTCCATGGGGGCAGCCGATTTATCCGATGATGAGATAAACGATGTCGGCATGCACGCGACGCGGGATTCCCGCCCGATTCATCGTGTCTACGTCGATGGATTCTGGATGGATTCAACCGAGGTCACCAATGCGCAGTTCAAGCAGTTCGTTGACGCCACCGGCTATGTCACGGTCGCAGAGCGCACACCACGCGCGGAGGATTTTCCAGGTGCCCCTCCGGAGAACCTGGTGGCCGGATCCGTCGTGTTTTCTCCACCGGACCATTCTGTGCCCCTCGATAACCATTTTCAATGGTGGAGTTACATTAAAGGCGCAAACTGGCGTCATCCGCTTGGTCCAGGGAGTGATTTCAATGGTCGCGAAGAATATCCTGTTGTGCACATCGCATATGAGGACGCGCTGGCCTATGCGAAGTGGGCCGGCAAGCGACTCCCGACTGAAGCGGAATGGGAATTCGCCGCGCGCGGAGGATTAAGCGGCAAGGTCTATCCCTGGGGCGATGAGTTTCGAAAAGACGGCCAATGGATGGCCAATAGCTTTCAGGGTCATTTTCCACAACAGGACACAGGGAAGGATCAGTATACGGGCATCGGGCCGGTGGCAAAATTTCCCCCGAACGGGTACGGACTGTATGACGTAGCCGGAAACGTATGGGAATGGACGAGCGACTGGTATCGGCCCGATTATTACGCACGACTCATAATAGCCGGCGGAGTCGCACACAATCCCCAAGGGCCCGACTCCCCGTTCGATCCCACCGAACCCGGCGAAAAAAAGCGCGTGCACCGTGGAGGGTCGTTTTTGTGCACCGACCAATACTGTTCCCGCTACATGGTCGGCACACGTGGAAAAGGTGAAATCAACACGGGAACCAATCATCTTGGATTTCGCACGGTCCGCTCATTGAAATCCAAAGAAGAGCAATCGCTCGATAGAAAAGCTACACACGCAAAGGAGAAGTAA
- a CDS encoding DUF4410 domain-containing protein — MYHFAATPAEIPADSAFARQHVHHPTPQTPEKIRGMGSPVLRDSSGTKPGTNDIVIRGYLLSLDEGDATKCVAFGFGSRGSELTVTAEGFQMTVQGPRKLGSGTVHSGGSKTPGATVGTAALIATANPVGFAAGRLRR, encoded by the coding sequence GTGTACCACTTCGCCGCCACGCCCGCTGAGATTCCGGCCGACTCGGCATTCGCCCGGCAGCATGTCCATCACCCCACGCCCCAAACCCCCGAGAAGATCCGCGGCATGGGAAGCCCGGTCTTGCGGGATTCAAGTGGCACAAAACCCGGAACCAACGATATTGTGATCCGGGGCTATCTCCTTTCGCTCGACGAGGGTGATGCCACCAAATGCGTCGCATTCGGATTTGGCTCCAGGGGATCTGAGTTGACGGTAACGGCCGAAGGCTTCCAAATGACGGTCCAGGGGCCGCGAAAACTTGGATCCGGCACCGTACATTCCGGAGGAAGTAAAACCCCGGGAGCCACGGTAGGGACCGCCGCCCTCATTGCCACGGCCAATCCCGTGGGCTTTGCCGCCGGACGTTTGAGGCGATGA
- the ydiK gene encoding AI-2E family transporter YdiK — translation MNTPFHTQDITRTVLAVLFIGGLIAGSLWILRPFLPAVIWATMIVVASWPVLLRIQEWLWGRRWLAVTVMTCILLLIFVVPFSLAIVTIVTNSNIIAGWVEAVGTLQLPPPPDWLQTIPLVGKQAAQTWGEWAASGQEDLANRLAPYAAGLVRWSVDQLGSFGMIAMQFLLTVVMAAILFATGETVTESVRRFGRRLAGVHGENAVILAGQAIRGVALGVVGTAFVQATLGGIGLAVTGVPFATILTAMMFLLCIAQIGPLLVLLFGVGWLYWAGFAGWATALLVWSIMVGTLDNVIRPILIKRGADLPLLLILTGVIGGLIAFGLVGIFIGPMLLAVSYRLLQAWVCEELAEPAPNAVTP, via the coding sequence ATGAATACCCCTTTCCACACACAGGACATCACGCGCACGGTACTGGCGGTGTTGTTCATCGGCGGGCTCATCGCCGGTTCGCTCTGGATTCTTCGGCCGTTTCTTCCTGCGGTGATCTGGGCGACGATGATCGTTGTCGCGTCCTGGCCGGTCCTCTTGCGAATTCAAGAGTGGTTATGGGGGCGGCGGTGGCTCGCCGTCACAGTGATGACTTGCATTCTCCTCCTTATCTTTGTCGTACCGTTTTCGCTGGCAATCGTCACCATCGTGACCAACTCCAACATCATCGCTGGCTGGGTCGAGGCGGTTGGCACGCTTCAGCTGCCACCACCACCGGATTGGCTTCAGACCATCCCACTCGTCGGCAAGCAAGCGGCGCAGACGTGGGGCGAATGGGCTGCCTCAGGGCAGGAGGACCTTGCCAATAGGCTCGCGCCATACGCAGCGGGGCTTGTTCGTTGGTCCGTGGACCAGCTCGGCAGTTTCGGCATGATCGCCATGCAGTTCCTGCTCACGGTGGTCATGGCCGCTATTTTGTTCGCGACCGGAGAGACGGTGACCGAAAGCGTGCGTCGCTTCGGACGGAGGCTGGCCGGAGTCCACGGGGAGAATGCCGTGATCCTTGCCGGTCAGGCGATTCGAGGCGTTGCGCTCGGAGTGGTCGGGACGGCATTCGTCCAGGCCACGCTGGGAGGCATAGGCCTTGCCGTCACCGGCGTGCCCTTCGCAACAATTTTGACGGCCATGATGTTCCTGCTCTGCATAGCACAGATCGGACCGCTACTTGTGTTGCTGTTCGGAGTTGGATGGCTTTATTGGGCGGGATTCGCGGGCTGGGCGACGGCCCTGCTGGTCTGGTCGATTATGGTCGGTACTTTGGACAACGTGATCCGGCCGATCCTCATAAAAAGAGGCGCCGACCTGCCGCTACTCTTAATCCTGACAGGGGTGATTGGAGGACTTATCGCATTCGGTCTGGTAGGGATCTTTATCGGTCCGATGCTGTTGGCGGTCTCATACCGCCTGCTTCAAGCCTGGGTCTGTGAAGAGCTGGCTGAGCCCGCGCCTAATGCGGTCACGCCGTGA